A genomic stretch from Pochonia chlamydosporia 170 chromosome 4, whole genome shotgun sequence includes:
- a CDS encoding NAD(P)-binding domain-containing protein (similar to Metarhizium robertsii ARSEF 23 XP_007817248.2): MASKVFIITGASKGLGAAITRYLLSQSHKVVLAARSAEPLEGFKTAHPGQVEYVAGDMTSSEMPDKLTSLAVKSFGKIDGLVVNHGLLVSSRLEKTSIDTFKNLYDVNVFSCLAMVQAALGELRKTKGCVVWISSGAALKPYAGWSAYGSSKAVLNSLSSNLAFEDKDITSITVAPGRVDTDMQVQIRSSGQESMDKAQWDTFQDAFEQGKLLKPEQPGNVIAKFVANPQRDLSGQNLNWNSPELASYQE, encoded by the exons ATGGCATCAAAGGTCTTCATCATAACCGGCGCGAGCAAGGGCCTCGGCGCAGCCATCACACGATACTTGCTCTCACAATCGCACAAGGTTGTTCTCGCAGCGCGTTCGGCAGAACCGCTAGAGGGGTTTAAGACCGCTCATCCGGGACAGGTGGAATATGTTGCTGGGGATATGACAAGTTCTGAG ATGCCAGACAAGTTGACCAGCCTTGCTGTCAAGTCATTCGGCAAAATCGACGGGCTGGTTGTCAATCATGGACTCCTTGTGTCATCGCGACTTGAAAAGACGTCAATTGATACGTTCAAAAACCTCTATGACGTCAATGTCTTTAGCTGCTTAGCAATG GTTCAAGCAGCGCTTGGTGAACTACGAAAAACCAAGGGTTGCGTCGTTTGGATCTCCTCAGGCGCCGCTCTCAAACCATATGCGGGATGGAGTGCCTACGGTTCGTCCAAGGCTGTGTTAAACTCGCTTTCTTCAAACTTGGCCTTTGAAGACAAGGACATTACGAGCATTACGGTGGCGCCAGGGCGGGTTGATACAGACATGCAAGTACAAATTCGATCGTCTGGGCAGGAgtccatggacaaggcaCAATGGGACACGTTCCAGGATGCCTTTGAACAGGGCAAACTACTCAAGCCGGAACAGCCTGGCAATGTTATTGCCAAGTTTGTGGCCAATCCCCAGAGGGACCTGAGTGGGCAAAACCTCAA CTGGAATTCACCAGAGTTGGCGTCCTACCAGGAATAA
- a CDS encoding CBF/NF-Y family transcription factor (similar to Metarhizium robertsii ARSEF 23 XP_007817247.2) translates to MPTKHGMDRYWAMVDSGLSNDDLSLPKGTLSLFLDTNDLLPYEVVETDISITATVQKIVGEILPSQGGVAFAKEARDLLIECCVEFITLISSEANEISEKEAKKTIACDHITKALEQLGFSDYVPAVLEAAAEHKEVQKGREKKADKFANSGMSMEELARLQEEQFAQARQRHG, encoded by the exons ATGCCTACCAAACACGGAATGGATCGCTATTGGGCCATGGTAGACTCGGGCCTCA GCAACGATGACCTATCTCTTCCCAAAGGTACGCTTTCGCTCTTCCTAGACACAAATGACTTGCTTCCCTACGAAGTTGTGGAAACTGACATCTCGATTACAGCCACTGTTCAGAAGATTGTGGGAGAAATTCTGCCTTCTCAGGGTGGCGTAGCCTTCGCCAAAGAAGCCCGAGACCTACTTATAGAATGCTGCGTCGAGTTCATCACCCTCATTTCCTCCGAGGCTAACGAAATTTCGGAGAAAGAGGCCAAAAAGACCATCGCCTGCGATCACATCACCAAGGCCCTTGAACAGCTTGGCTTCTCCGACTATGTGCCCGCCGTACTTGAAGCTGCAGCGGAGCATAAAGAAGTTCAAAAG GGTCGAGAGAAAAAGGCAGACAAATTCGCCAACAGCGGCATGTCCATGGAGGAACTGGCACGCTTGCAAGAAGAGCAGTTTGCACAAGCCAGACAGAGACACGGATAA
- a CDS encoding nitrate assimilation regulatory protein nirA (similar to Metarhizium acridum CQMa 102 XP_007813232.1) — MEDLASRTIAAKHEQQQQLNLLLLANKFIPDFRLLLPEAPLVMRAIDSFFSCSGKLFHVFSENYILQCYRAVFEEPQVPSEGLKAKVCCLAAVAAVGAQYSPDVISKDVEQGLYNLARHFLEVAMEHEPLHAIKVCTLFSQYNIMNKEMVSLTYVETGLSMCHIYGINNRALRPDFIPTLEWSDLRKTWRTLIFFSSWLSSTLGYISGNTWSAEKRVLADLKVEDPTDISEVVQTEMARICLLKAEILRMHLVFKDLTSPAVHSIKRDLQAWYEELPENLQLEKTAHENVAIGTRRSILHLHMLYLGAIMLLYRRVATQFLQSYAIGGQNSLHMHPRDAFVQQSAEAILAASTSARIVKLLLEDDGVFKHCWLVIFQTYTTCTILLHSVVQKQLHKFQPSEWADDLQRAKDCLAVLAFCGSQDRVAASFHKQLETIYQVVLAYELSTPPTDVAMEMDGQQTSPQTGGTFSPTDGAGRKTRSKSDAHAYLLDIPVDADPAHMRLSFSLLMMLSQPFGDISNKEAAELNLKKHWLTDPSRYEYPQMAERIDWSLETKHMFQWNLDKLNIPSLDSMRAPEQSSSSDESPGSGLSCSLSPASFLGSTEPSGWASAASLTNPVRN; from the exons ATGGAGGATCTCGCAAGTCGTACCATCGCAGCCAAGCacgagcagcaacagcagctcaACTTGTTACTCCTGGCTAACAAATTCATACCCGACTTTCGTCTGCTGCTCCCCGAGGCGCCCCTTGTGATGCGGGCCATCGACTCCTTCTTCAGTTGTAGCGGCAAGCTGTTTCATGTCTTTTCGGAAAACTACATCTTACAGTGTTATCGTGCCGTTTTCGAGGAACCACAGGTCCCGTCTGAAGGTTTAAAGGCCAAAGTTTGCTGTCTTGCGGCGGTTGCGGCGGTAGGTGCACAGTATTCACCTGATGTGATTAGCAAGGATGTCGAGCAGGGACTATACAACCTGGCGAGACACTTTCTTGAAGTAGCTATGGAGCATGAGCCGTTGCATGCGATCAAAGTGTGTACCCTGTTTTCGCAGTATAATATTATGAATAAGGAGATGGTTTCCCTTACTTATGTCG AGACGGGGTTGAGTATGTGTCACATCTACGGAATAAACAACAGGGCCTTGCGGCCGGATTTTATTCCTACTCTAGAGTGGTCTGATTTGCGCAAGACTTGGCGCACGTTAATATTCTTTTCGAG CTGGCTCTCGTCCACACTTGGCTACATTTCCGGGAATACTTGGTCGGCTGAGAAACGCGTC CTGGCCGacctcaaagtcgaagaTCCAACAGACATCTCCGAAG TTGTGCAAACCGAAATGGCAAGGATATGCCTTCTCAAAGCAGAAATTCTTCGAATGCACCTAGTGTTCAAGGATCTCACCAGCCCTGCCGTGCACTCCATCAAAAGAGATCTGCAGGCCTGGTACGAAGAGTTACCGGAAAACTTGCAGCTTGAAAAAACTGCCCATGAGAATGTTGCTATCGGAACTAGACGGTCAATCTTGCATTTACACATGCTCTACCTTGGCGCCATAATGCTTCTCTATCGACGTGTAGCGACGCAGTTTTTGCAGTCGTATGCGATTGGGGGTCAGAATAGCCTGCACATGCACCCACGCGATGCATTCGTTCAACAAAGCGCTGAAGCTATCCTCGCCGCCAGCACATCAGCCAGAATTGtgaagcttcttcttgaagatgatggcgtctTCAAACACTGTTGGCTGGTCAT CTTTCAAACATACACCACTTGTACCATCCTGCTACACTCGGTGGTGCAGAAGCAACTACACAAATTTCAGCCATCGGAATGGGCGGACGATCTGCAGAGAGCCAAAGACTGTCTTGCTGTGCTTGCGTTTTGTGGCTCGCAGGACCGTGTTGCCGCCTCGTTTCACAAGCAGCTCGAGACAATCTATCAAGTAGTTCTCGCGTACGAGCTATCAACACCACCCACCGATGTAGCCATGGAAATGGATGGCCAACAGACGTCTCCACAGACTGGCGGCACTTTCTCTCCGACAGACGGAGCTGGACGCAAAACGCGGTCAAAGTCAGATGCTCACGCATACCTCTTGGACATTCCCGTCGACGCCGACCCAGCACACATGAGGCTCTCGTTTTCGCTGCTCATGATGCTAAGCCAGCCTTTTGGCGATATCAGCAACAAAGAGGCCGCGGAACTTAACCTGAAGAAACATTGGCTGACTGACCCGTCAAGATACGAGTACCCACAGATGGCAGAACGGAttgactggagtctggaAACGAAGCACATGTTCCAGTGGAACTTGGACAAGCTGAACATCCCTTCACTGGACTCGATGAGGGCGCCAGAACAGTCGAGTTCGTCGGATGAGTCGCCGGGTTCGGGGCTATCGTGCAGTTTGTCTCCGGCGAGTTTTCTGGGGAGTACGGAACCGAGTGGGTGGGCGTCGGCGGCTAGTCTTACGAATCCGGTGAGGAATTGA
- a CDS encoding NAD-dependent deacetylase sirtuin-2 (similar to Metarhizium acridum CQMa 102 XP_007813231.1) — MGQEESTLVDESVPPETLTERSLSAVADYIKNGPKKRIVVLTGAGISTAAGIPDFRSPKTGLYNNLARLDLPYAEAVFDISYFRTHPEPFYVLAQELYPGKFHPTISHAFIALLAQKGLLQMLFTQNIDCLERRAGVPAEKIIEAHGSFATQRCIECKTEFPDHLMTDHVFKGQVPRCNEEGCVGTVKPDIVFFGEALPSIFRDNAHQTAMADLVLILGTSLTVHPFAGLPEMVRDGKPRVLFNMERVGQLGRRADDVLELGSCDAGIRKLADELGWRDELEEYWRKVVGHEEAERQVKSAKEGHEVEDEVQKLTEGVESALRLDADSEDEAGPSNVEGADEKPDADRSRDDHKDDAGRESPSEKVEEPSKPESSEDITKTVDEAPATKATAETDSQKPVDAKIEERETEKSTL, encoded by the exons ATGGGCCAAGAGGAGTCGACTCTCGTTGACGAGTCTGTCCCGCCAGAGACTCTCACCGAGAGATCACTCTCCGCCGTGGCAGACTATATCAAAAATGGCCCAAAGAAAAGGATAGTTGTCTTGACGGGAGCTGGCATTTCCACAGCCGCCGGAA TCCCAGATTTTCGATCCCCCAAGACAGGATTATACAATAATCTCGCACGCCTCGATCTCCCTTACGCCGAAGCCGTCTTCGACATATCCTACTTTCGCACACACCCCGAGCCCTTCTACGTCCTGGCGCAGGAATTGTACCCGGGAAAATTCCACCCCACAATCTCACATGCATTCATTGCGCTGCTCGCACAAAAGGGCTTGTTGCAGATGCTCTTTACACAGAACATCGATTGCCTCGAACGACGAGCAGGTGTGCCTGCTGAGAAAATCATTGAAGCACATGGTAGTTTCGCCACGCAACGGTGTATAGAGTGTAAAACAGAGTTCCCCGATCACCTTATGACGGATCATGTCTTCAAGGGCCAAGTGCCACGGTGTAATGAAGAAGGATGCGTTGGGACCGTGAAACCAGATATCGTGTTCTTTGGAGAGGCACTGCCCTCTATATTTAGAGACAATGCGCATCAGACGGCCATGGctgacttggtcttgatccTGGGGACGAGTTTGACTGTACATCCGTTTGCAGGGCTGCCCGAGATGGTGAGAGACGGCAAGCCACGAGTGTTGTTCAACATGGAGAGGGTTGGACAGCTGGGCCGGAGGGCGGACGATGTTCTAGAGCTGGGGTCGTGCGATGCTGGTATTCGAAAGTTGGCGGATGAGCTGGGGTGGAGGGACGAGTTGGAGGAGTATTGGAGAAAGGTGGTTGGGCATGAGGAGGCAGAGAGGCAAGTGAAGAGTGCGAAGGAGGGCCACGAGGTGGAAGATGAGGTGCAGAAGTTGACTGAGGGTGTGGAATCGGCACTGAGGCTTGATGCTGATAGTGAGGATGAGGCTGGGCCGTCTAATGTGGAGGGAGCTGACGAGAAGCCAGACGCCGATCGAAGTCGTGATGACCACAAGGACGATGCTGGTAGGGAGTCACCGTCGGAGAAGGTGGAGGAGCCGTCTAAGCCGGAGTCGAGTGAGGATATCACCAAGACAGTTGAT